In Candidatus Margulisiibacteriota bacterium, one genomic interval encodes:
- a CDS encoding endonuclease domain-containing protein codes for MIGGRYNSCFIRQRPIDSYIVDFYCSKHGLVVEVDCSHHYIDDYLEYDEIRTTIFEVLDLSILRFSNLEINNNIDSVCSKITDYILTKEKSPSLRGMSAPADRGSL; via the coding sequence GTGATAGGTGGGCGTTATAATAGTTGTTTTATTAGACAACGTCCTATTGATAGTTATATAGTTGATTTTTATTGTTCAAAGCATGGTTTAGTTGTTGAGGTTGATTGTAGCCACCATTATATTGATGATTATCTCGAATATGATGAGATAAGAACAACGATTTTTGAAGTATTAGATTTGAGTATCTTGAGGTTTAGTAATTTAGAGATTAATAATAATATTGATAGTGTTTGCAGTAAAATAACTGATTATATATTAACTAAAGAAAAGTCTCCCTCATTGAGGGGGATGTCAGCACCAGCTGACAGGGGGAGTTTATGA